A part of Treponema sp. Marseille-Q3903 genomic DNA contains:
- a CDS encoding tRNA-uridine aminocarboxypropyltransferase, with product MSERCYRCYKPLSACLCKYTKEIDCGIKFVLLMHTKEAKRQRTGTGNIAHISLKDSEILVGIDFENNQRLKTLLHDPQYFPVMLYPAKDAWTAKKEGLSQILNGKKLLVIILDSTWFCARKLIERNKFLFDLPKFSFEGEYRSIFTFKHEPRPEYISTVESCYYLIKEMQSQSLVDKDVEPEPMMNAFKQMIKFQLQAENERILGIRPNSHDYDSKYNKLREIPSFSDCVTGNS from the coding sequence ATGAGCGAACGCTGTTACAGATGCTATAAACCACTTTCTGCATGTTTGTGCAAATACACAAAAGAAATCGACTGCGGAATTAAATTCGTATTGCTCATGCACACAAAAGAAGCAAAAAGGCAGAGAACGGGAACAGGTAATATCGCTCACATTTCTCTAAAAGATTCTGAAATTCTTGTTGGAATTGATTTTGAAAACAATCAGCGGTTAAAGACTCTTTTACACGACCCTCAGTATTTTCCTGTCATGCTCTATCCCGCAAAAGATGCATGGACTGCAAAAAAGGAAGGTCTTTCACAGATTTTAAACGGGAAAAAACTCCTTGTGATAATCCTCGATTCAACATGGTTTTGTGCCCGAAAACTTATTGAACGCAATAAATTCCTTTTTGATTTGCCGAAATTTTCATTCGAAGGAGAATACCGTTCAATTTTTACTTTTAAGCACGAGCCGCGCCCTGAATACATATCGACTGTTGAAAGCTGCTATTACCTTATCAAAGAGATGCAATCTCAGTCTCTCGTAGATAAAGATGTAGAACCTGAACCGATGATGAACGCTTTTAAACAGATGATAAAGTTTCAATTGCAGGCGGAAAATGAAAGGATTTTAGGGATAAGACCGAATTCGCACGATTACGACTCAAAATACAACAAATTGAGGGAAATCCCGTCTTTTAGTGACTGTGTGACTGGTAACAGCTAA
- a CDS encoding glycoside hydrolase family 3 protein — MYIKKITASLVALVIFAVVVNFDICAQSSEHVDFWSDIPNEKLAATLIDEMTDSELLSQTFMFGWAGAEPSELLYQWVARGLGSVKVFGWNTDDIKLVAKSITGLQKKSAEGRFKIPLFVATDQEGGWIRHVKGDTSITPGNMAIGASGYPSDSWYSAYYISKELKALGINMNFAPTVDLFTNHNSTIIGTRSFGEDPDKTGILGAAFVAGSEAAGVIPTAKHFPGHGDTELDSHGKLPVIDISFDTFKTREIIPYTYLIKEKVPAIMSGHLSYPNIDNSGAPASLSKYFLTDLLRDQLGYQGLIITDDMMMVGATVYAGTMSNAFKIALEAGNDIVLSSTTARLNEALWIKNLELMTTDEKFRQRVKDAAYRVIKTKLEYFKSENSAPLFPDSKDVDKYIPDRDGEKFFIEQACRSITVEKQGSLPITRDTAGKILLMGSLHEFFKAAKERFPDAGEFSFTYETGPNETQWVLDNIGKVESGFDTIVICVSNENHVKIANYFKNSRKKVIILSTMSPTLTADLQWADSILLGYSWRCGYTMEALMAVVNGEYVPKGVRPYKD; from the coding sequence ATGTACATAAAAAAAATAACAGCATCGCTCGTTGCGTTAGTGATTTTTGCAGTCGTGGTGAATTTTGATATTTGTGCTCAATCTTCAGAACATGTAGATTTTTGGTCTGATATTCCGAATGAAAAACTTGCAGCGACACTCATAGACGAAATGACAGACTCAGAACTGCTTTCACAGACTTTTATGTTCGGTTGGGCAGGAGCGGAACCTTCGGAGCTGCTGTATCAGTGGGTTGCACGCGGGCTTGGAAGTGTGAAAGTTTTTGGCTGGAACACTGACGATATCAAACTTGTCGCAAAATCAATCACTGGTTTACAAAAAAAATCAGCTGAAGGGCGTTTTAAAATTCCTCTTTTTGTTGCAACAGATCAAGAAGGCGGTTGGATTCGCCACGTAAAAGGCGATACTTCTATCACTCCCGGTAATATGGCAATCGGTGCAAGCGGATACCCTTCAGATTCGTGGTACAGTGCGTATTACATCAGCAAGGAGCTCAAGGCACTCGGAATCAATATGAATTTTGCTCCCACTGTAGACCTCTTTACAAATCACAATTCTACGATTATCGGGACGCGTTCATTCGGTGAAGATCCTGACAAAACAGGCATTCTCGGAGCCGCATTTGTTGCAGGTTCGGAAGCTGCCGGCGTTATTCCAACTGCAAAACACTTTCCCGGTCACGGCGACACTGAGTTGGATTCGCACGGAAAACTTCCTGTAATCGATATAAGTTTTGACACATTTAAAACTCGCGAAATTATCCCATATACTTATCTTATCAAGGAAAAAGTCCCTGCAATTATGTCCGGTCACTTGAGTTACCCAAATATTGATAATTCCGGGGCTCCTGCTTCTCTATCAAAATATTTTCTTACTGATTTGCTCCGCGATCAGCTTGGTTATCAAGGGCTTATCATCACTGATGATATGATGATGGTCGGCGCTACAGTCTATGCTGGTACAATGTCAAATGCATTTAAAATTGCGCTCGAGGCCGGAAACGATATTGTTTTGAGCTCTACAACTGCACGCCTGAATGAAGCATTGTGGATTAAAAATCTTGAGCTTATGACAACTGATGAAAAGTTCCGTCAGCGTGTAAAAGACGCCGCCTACCGAGTTATTAAAACAAAACTTGAATATTTTAAAAGCGAAAACAGCGCTCCACTTTTCCCCGACTCAAAAGATGTTGATAAATATATCCCGGACAGAGATGGTGAAAAGTTTTTTATAGAGCAGGCTTGCCGTTCAATTACAGTCGAAAAACAAGGGAGTTTGCCAATCACAAGAGACACTGCCGGCAAGATTCTTTTGATGGGGTCTCTTCATGAATTTTTTAAAGCCGCAAAAGAGCGTTTCCCGGATGCCGGAGAATTTTCTTTTACTTATGAAACGGGTCCAAATGAAACTCAGTGGGTTTTAGACAATATTGGAAAAGTTGAAAGTGGGTTTGATACAATTGTAATCTGCGTCTCAAATGAAAATCATGTAAAAATTGCAAACTATTTTAAGAATTCTCGCAAAAAAGTGATAATCCTTTCGACTATGTCGCCAACACTTACAGCAGACTTGCAGTGGGCAGACTCGATTTTGTTAGGCTACAGCTGGAGATGCGGCTACACGATGGAAGCTCTTATGGCAGTTGTAAACGGCGAATATGTCCCAAAAGGTGTCCGCCCATATAAAGATTAG
- the trxB gene encoding thioredoxin-disulfide reductase yields the protein MENIDIEEFDYIIIGAGAAGLASAQYAARGGLKTVILEGMAEGGQIMQITELENYPGVFPVVNGIDFIKKMREQAVSFGAEIQTAQVLSIDKIENKFVIKTKNKTFTAPFLCIATGAVHRNLEVPGEKELTGRGVSYCAVCDGPFFRNKKIVVIGGGDSACSEATYLSSISGDVSIIHRRDSFRAQKSVIDKMLAAGVKPIYDTVVESINGSNKVESVTLKNVKTGETSEFQTDAVFIFTGMIPQTELVGMLPKDDTGYLITDENMETSMPGLFAAGDVRSKPFRQIVTAVADGAIAALTVASRVEN from the coding sequence ATGGAAAATATCGATATCGAAGAATTTGATTATATAATTATAGGAGCTGGGGCAGCAGGACTTGCTTCTGCACAATACGCTGCACGTGGCGGTCTTAAAACTGTAATCCTTGAAGGAATGGCAGAAGGCGGTCAGATAATGCAGATTACAGAACTCGAGAATTATCCTGGTGTTTTTCCGGTCGTAAACGGAATTGATTTTATAAAAAAAATGAGAGAGCAGGCTGTATCTTTTGGAGCAGAAATTCAGACAGCTCAAGTTCTCTCAATCGACAAAATTGAAAATAAGTTTGTAATAAAAACGAAAAATAAAACTTTCACAGCTCCGTTTTTGTGCATTGCGACAGGAGCCGTCCATAGAAACTTAGAAGTTCCGGGTGAAAAAGAACTTACAGGGCGCGGAGTGTCTTATTGTGCAGTCTGCGATGGACCTTTTTTCCGAAACAAAAAAATTGTCGTGATTGGTGGCGGAGATTCCGCATGCAGCGAAGCGACGTATCTTTCTTCAATTTCAGGTGATGTTTCTATAATCCACCGTCGCGATTCATTCAGAGCGCAAAAATCAGTCATAGATAAAATGCTTGCGGCCGGCGTAAAACCTATCTACGACACAGTTGTAGAATCGATAAACGGAAGCAATAAAGTTGAGTCGGTTACGCTTAAAAACGTAAAAACAGGAGAAACTTCGGAATTTCAAACAGACGCCGTGTTTATATTTACAGGGATGATTCCTCAAACAGAACTTGTTGGAATGCTCCCAAAAGATGATACCGGTTATTTAATCACCGATGAAAATATGGAAACTTCAATGCCAGGATTGTTTGCGGCAGGAGACGTCAGGAGTAAACCATTCCGTCAGATTGTAACAGCGGTTGCCGACGGTGCAATTGCGGCTCTTACAGTTGCGTCGCGAGTTGAGAACTAA
- a CDS encoding Cof-type HAD-IIB family hydrolase → MGNKLNVKLIALDLDDTLLDDNREIDDGNVEVLRKCSEKGIYIVLCSGRAEDAILPFVRRIEIAGEEGGRYIIAINGCSVYDMHKRQQIFCRKVEPEILQRTNEIAESFGLFTEVYTADSIYYGKETKWTKLDAQLCGLKGVLVKDFKKLLEEPFTKMLVPGEPSVLLKLQDVLKKEFGERAVIFTSKPYFLEILPPNCGKGEAILWLAKHVGIDPKTTMAFGDSMNDENMIERCGYSVAMCNGLDYIKSIADFVTDKTNNECGVGDFILKNVNLD, encoded by the coding sequence ATGGGAAACAAACTTAATGTAAAATTGATTGCTCTCGACTTAGATGATACGCTTTTGGACGACAATAGAGAAATTGACGATGGAAACGTTGAAGTGCTTAGAAAATGTTCAGAAAAAGGCATTTACATTGTGCTTTGTTCGGGGCGAGCAGAAGATGCAATTCTCCCTTTTGTAAGACGAATTGAAATTGCCGGCGAAGAAGGCGGAAGATATATCATCGCAATAAACGGGTGCAGCGTGTACGACATGCACAAACGCCAGCAGATTTTCTGCCGAAAAGTTGAACCGGAAATCTTACAGCGAACAAATGAAATTGCAGAAAGTTTCGGTTTGTTTACAGAAGTCTACACGGCAGACTCAATTTATTACGGTAAAGAGACAAAGTGGACTAAACTCGATGCACAGTTGTGCGGACTTAAAGGCGTTCTAGTGAAAGATTTCAAAAAATTGCTTGAAGAGCCTTTTACAAAAATGCTTGTTCCGGGCGAACCTTCTGTTTTGCTTAAACTTCAGGATGTATTAAAAAAAGAGTTCGGAGAGCGCGCTGTAATTTTTACGAGTAAACCATACTTTCTTGAAATTCTTCCGCCAAACTGCGGCAAAGGAGAGGCTATTCTCTGGCTTGCGAAACACGTCGGAATTGACCCAAAAACTACAATGGCGTTCGGTGACAGCATGAATGATGAAAATATGATTGAAAGATGCGGATACAGCGTTGCAATGTGCAACGGTCTTGATTACATAAAAAGTATTGCTGATTTCGTCACAGATAAGACTAACAATGAATGCGGGGTCGGCGACTTTATTTTAAAAAATGTAAATCTAGATTAA
- a CDS encoding M15 family metallopeptidase → MRLNRFFTITTIFIAFTFFASAKDSKQNHEIEKLNKVLISMSRRCKDAIPNGKPEEFLADLKRVLATETDFSSSDLSPFYLIDKKHLVGGDYEPKNLVHLVKNDLFDINKQNLSLRPEAYEALKTLSHAALSDGVRLMVSSTYRSYEYQKNLFDYWVKVDGLEEAERESSRPGSSQHQLGMVIDFAPVDDAFFSTKAGKWVNENAYKYGWSLSFPQGYEDVTGYRWECWHFRYIGVEACKFQKKWFSDVQQFMIEFIDAWKNYKD, encoded by the coding sequence ATGAGATTAAACAGATTTTTTACAATTACAACAATTTTTATTGCATTTACATTTTTTGCAAGCGCAAAAGACTCAAAACAAAATCATGAAATTGAAAAGCTCAACAAAGTTTTAATCAGCATGAGCCGGCGTTGTAAAGACGCAATTCCAAACGGAAAGCCGGAAGAGTTTCTTGCAGATTTAAAAAGAGTGCTCGCAACAGAAACTGATTTTTCATCATCCGATTTGAGCCCTTTCTATCTGATTGATAAAAAACATCTCGTCGGCGGAGATTACGAGCCTAAAAATCTAGTTCACCTTGTAAAAAACGATCTGTTTGACATCAATAAACAAAATTTGAGCCTGCGTCCAGAGGCATACGAGGCTCTAAAAACTCTATCACATGCTGCACTCTCTGATGGAGTTCGACTGATGGTGAGTTCAACATATCGTTCCTATGAATATCAAAAAAATCTTTTCGATTATTGGGTAAAAGTTGACGGTCTTGAAGAAGCTGAAAGAGAAAGCAGCCGCCCCGGTTCAAGTCAGCATCAGCTTGGAATGGTCATAGATTTTGCTCCAGTCGATGACGCATTTTTTTCAACAAAAGCCGGCAAGTGGGTCAATGAAAACGCTTATAAATATGGTTGGAGTTTGAGTTTTCCACAAGGATATGAAGATGTAACAGGATATCGCTGGGAATGCTGGCATTTCCGTTACATCGGTGTTGAGGCATGCAAATTTCAAAAAAAATGGTTTAGCGATGTTCAGCAGTTTATGATTGAGTTTATAGACGCATGGAAAAATTACAAAGACTGA
- a CDS encoding aminopeptidase, which produces MDLFNKKERASAEVVVQDVVKVKKGERVLIIANPETSEIAQDLFTACSEAGALSTLMYQPSKTSFDNANPEVLAAIASNPDVCFSISNIKLGKDPAGAANPYKTEDGHEYTHIFDYLVDGKKTMRGAWTPGLTTEMMNRTAPIDYKELQGRCSKLGEYFEDVVSVHVTSPGGTDLIVPVDGRKLMFDDGDFSKPGLGGNIPAGEVFISPVVGGCQGTIVYDGSMTFSDGDSIIETPIVCNVENGFVSDIKGGAEAKRLLKTITEAETRALAYEKDGKLPEGQGAVYKKNARNIGELGIGLNPSARITGNMLEDEKAFRTCHFAIGENYDNDAPSLIHLDGVVREPTIVLTYRDGKERTILNGGELQIED; this is translated from the coding sequence ATGGATTTATTCAATAAAAAAGAACGAGCTTCTGCCGAAGTTGTAGTGCAAGATGTTGTAAAAGTAAAAAAAGGTGAAAGAGTCTTGATAATCGCAAACCCTGAGACTTCGGAGATTGCGCAGGATTTATTTACTGCCTGCAGCGAAGCGGGGGCGTTGTCGACATTGATGTATCAGCCTTCGAAGACAAGTTTTGATAACGCAAATCCTGAAGTGCTTGCAGCAATCGCTTCGAATCCTGATGTGTGTTTTTCAATTTCAAATATCAAGCTCGGTAAAGATCCTGCAGGGGCTGCCAATCCTTATAAAACAGAAGACGGTCATGAATATACTCACATTTTTGACTATCTTGTTGACGGAAAAAAGACGATGAGAGGTGCGTGGACTCCGGGTCTTACAACCGAGATGATGAACAGAACTGCGCCGATTGATTATAAAGAATTGCAAGGGCGCTGCTCCAAACTCGGAGAATACTTTGAAGATGTTGTCAGCGTTCATGTGACATCTCCCGGCGGAACAGATTTAATTGTTCCTGTAGACGGCCGCAAACTCATGTTTGACGACGGGGATTTTTCTAAACCTGGTCTTGGCGGAAATATTCCCGCAGGAGAAGTGTTTATAAGCCCTGTAGTCGGAGGCTGTCAAGGGACAATCGTCTATGACGGTTCAATGACTTTCAGCGACGGAGACTCAATCATAGAAACTCCAATCGTGTGCAATGTTGAAAACGGATTTGTCTCTGATATAAAAGGCGGCGCAGAAGCAAAACGGCTTTTGAAGACAATTACAGAAGCGGAAACAAGGGCGCTCGCTTATGAAAAAGATGGGAAACTCCCTGAAGGGCAAGGTGCCGTTTACAAAAAAAATGCGCGCAATATCGGGGAGCTTGGAATAGGCTTAAATCCTTCCGCAAGAATTACAGGCAATATGCTCGAAGACGAAAAAGCGTTCAGAACGTGTCACTTTGCAATCGGCGAAAATTACGACAACGACGCTCCGTCTTTGATTCACCTTGACGGAGTTGTTCGTGAACCGACAATTGTTTTGACTTACAGAGACGGAAAAGAACGCACAATTTTAAATGGCGGTGAGCTTCAGATTGAAGACTAG
- the rsmG gene encoding 16S rRNA (guanine(527)-N(7))-methyltransferase RsmG — translation MDLKIGLEMCKISGEYIEIVASKMESYINEIILFNSAYNLTNTSDHDELVVRHILDSIAGFSEIKKIVDKKLSGGAGNVLIGDIGSGGGLPGVPLAAAFLPYENVKINLVERMSKRCAFLENCAAICGLKNVEVICSEVEKIPAQTYDVITFRAFRPLDEKMAKTLLRIVKDDGVLCAYKAKIENIKEEMSCIKNLVPEYEIKTLNVPGMSESERNLVLIYKK, via the coding sequence ATGGATTTGAAGATTGGATTGGAAATGTGTAAAATCTCCGGCGAATACATAGAAATAGTTGCTTCAAAAATGGAGTCATATATCAACGAGATTATACTTTTCAATTCCGCATATAATCTTACAAACACAAGTGACCACGATGAACTTGTTGTGCGTCATATTCTCGACTCTATCGCAGGCTTTTCAGAAATTAAAAAAATAGTTGATAAAAAGCTCTCAGGTGGTGCGGGCAACGTTCTCATTGGAGATATCGGTTCAGGAGGCGGATTGCCCGGAGTTCCTTTGGCAGCTGCTTTTCTTCCATACGAAAACGTAAAGATAAATCTTGTTGAGAGAATGAGCAAGCGGTGTGCTTTTTTGGAGAATTGTGCTGCAATCTGCGGATTAAAAAATGTAGAAGTTATATGCTCAGAAGTAGAGAAAATTCCTGCTCAAACTTATGATGTGATAACTTTTCGCGCTTTTCGTCCGCTCGATGAAAAAATGGCAAAGACTTTGCTTCGTATTGTAAAAGACGATGGAGTACTTTGTGCGTATAAAGCAAAGATTGAAAATATAAAAGAAGAGATGAGTTGTATCAAAAATTTGGTCCCGGAATATGAAATAAAAACTTTAAATGTTCCGGGAATGAGCGAATCGGAGAGAAATCTAGTGTTGATTTACAAAAAATAG
- a CDS encoding RsmE family RNA methyltransferase, with protein sequence MNICLFKTDELNKPLSLHDQRGEHLIKILRKKVGDAFTAGVVDGKAGIATITEINDDGITFFFEPKWEGKKLNPLEMIIGIPRPIQLKRLLRDIAALGVCKVHLTGTELGEKSYMKSALVEKGSAYKMLLDGTVQAGSTHVPGFAIHQTLKECLDSISDDSIKFALDNVNPECSLSQAMVDANISAAEKISDGENLADGKNFAAEKKHVIAAIGSERGWTDKERKLLEDYGYTKCGIGERIMRTETAATVAGAIILSNLKII encoded by the coding sequence ATGAACATTTGTCTTTTTAAAACCGATGAATTAAACAAGCCTCTTTCTTTGCATGATCAACGCGGCGAACATCTTATCAAGATTTTGCGCAAAAAAGTTGGTGACGCTTTTACTGCGGGAGTTGTCGATGGCAAAGCAGGAATCGCAACAATCACGGAAATAAATGATGATGGAATCACATTTTTTTTTGAGCCGAAATGGGAAGGGAAAAAACTCAATCCTCTGGAAATGATTATAGGGATTCCTCGTCCAATCCAGCTCAAACGTCTTCTTCGCGATATTGCGGCTCTCGGCGTATGCAAAGTTCATTTGACAGGCACGGAACTCGGCGAAAAATCGTATATGAAGTCTGCACTTGTTGAAAAAGGTTCTGCATATAAAATGCTTCTTGATGGAACTGTTCAGGCTGGAAGCACGCATGTTCCGGGATTTGCAATACATCAGACGCTTAAAGAATGCCTTGATTCCATTAGCGATGATTCTATAAAATTTGCGCTCGACAATGTAAATCCTGAATGTAGTCTGTCTCAAGCTATGGTTGATGCAAATATAAGCGCTGCGGAAAAAATATCCGACGGAGAAAACTTAGCTGATGGGAAAAACTTTGCCGCCGAAAAAAAACATGTTATTGCTGCGATTGGCAGTGAACGCGGTTGGACAGATAAAGAGCGCAAACTTCTTGAAGATTATGGTTACACAAAATGCGGAATAGGTGAAAGGATTATGCGGACAGAAACTGCGGCGACTGTAGCCGGTGCGATAATCTTATCTAATTTGAAAATTATCTAA
- a CDS encoding tetratricopeptide repeat protein, with translation MIISILIAFIVFAALVSLIIIVRGFIGKKNKTYRSSSDRIRKRGSSHVIREAEKKLSRDPHNINALETLGEVYYTEKNWEKAWAIYKTLHDIAPSHVEIDIVKCTLRMGIAAFNLEKYEDAAKSFMVSLKRDPENFEANVYLGKSFNKLENYDKAIFCFKKARMVNPEDNEVNALLGISFFNFQKYREALPFLKRVIDEDPNNKEVLFDLAVSMSECGMGDKALKIFVHLRPDPLYGPQSCLEAGKMHERSKDFASAIKDYEIGLKLQYVPEQILFQIKYRLASTYIAMNDISNALIYLKQIQNAKSGYKDVDILVARYSELNQNKNLQTYLLSGTSDFVALCRKIILSYYKDSFVKVEDVQVASECVEIICSVENSKWEAKQMFRFYRNQNALGDIYVREFHSKLRDAKCDGGFCMTMGSFSESAHKYTEGRPIDLIEKEELVKILKRINMMG, from the coding sequence ATGATTATTTCAATTTTAATCGCATTTATCGTTTTTGCAGCTCTAGTTTCGCTTATTATTATTGTACGTGGTTTCATAGGAAAGAAAAATAAAACTTATAGAAGCTCTTCGGATAGAATCAGAAAAAGAGGTTCTTCTCATGTTATCAGGGAAGCTGAAAAAAAACTTTCTCGTGACCCTCACAACATAAATGCTCTCGAGACTCTTGGTGAAGTCTACTACACCGAAAAAAACTGGGAAAAAGCTTGGGCAATTTACAAGACGCTTCATGATATTGCGCCTTCGCACGTTGAAATCGATATTGTAAAATGCACTCTTCGTATGGGAATTGCTGCGTTCAATCTTGAAAAGTACGAAGATGCTGCAAAATCGTTTATGGTTTCTCTAAAAAGAGACCCTGAAAATTTTGAAGCTAATGTTTATCTAGGAAAATCATTCAATAAACTCGAAAATTACGATAAGGCAATTTTTTGTTTTAAAAAAGCGCGTATGGTGAATCCTGAAGATAACGAAGTAAACGCTCTTCTTGGCATAAGCTTTTTTAATTTTCAGAAATATCGTGAAGCGCTTCCATTTTTAAAGCGTGTGATAGATGAAGATCCTAACAATAAAGAAGTCCTTTTTGATTTGGCAGTTTCAATGTCCGAATGCGGAATGGGAGATAAAGCGCTTAAAATTTTTGTTCACCTTCGCCCTGATCCTTTGTATGGTCCTCAGTCGTGCCTAGAAGCGGGAAAAATGCATGAACGCTCAAAAGATTTTGCCAGTGCAATAAAAGATTATGAAATCGGATTGAAACTTCAGTATGTGCCGGAGCAAATCCTTTTTCAGATAAAGTATCGTCTTGCTAGCACTTACATCGCGATGAACGATATTTCAAATGCGCTGATTTATCTCAAACAGATTCAAAATGCAAAATCCGGATATAAAGATGTCGATATTCTTGTTGCTCGTTATTCGGAGTTGAACCAAAATAAAAACCTTCAAACTTATCTTTTATCAGGGACGAGTGACTTTGTTGCGCTGTGCCGTAAAATTATTTTGAGTTACTACAAAGATTCGTTTGTAAAAGTTGAAGATGTTCAGGTTGCTTCTGAATGCGTAGAAATCATCTGTTCTGTTGAAAATTCTAAGTGGGAAGCAAAACAGATGTTCCGTTTTTATCGCAACCAAAATGCGCTCGGTGATATTTATGTTCGAGAATTTCACAGCAAACTCCGCGATGCAAAATGCGATGGAGGTTTTTGTATGACGATGGGCTCTTTTTCGGAATCTGCTCATAAATATACGGAAGGACGTCCTATAGATTTGATAGAAAAAGAAGAACTCGTAAAAATCTTGAAACGCATCAACATGATGGGCTAA
- a CDS encoding pyridoxal phosphate-dependent aminotransferase codes for MNTREDKFSSKMMSIQSSGIRKFFELCIGHDDIISLGVGEPDFPTPWVVREEAFYHLEKGHTSYTSNWGLIELREEICKYLTRFNLFYDPKTEILPTVGASEGLDLVLRAILNKGDEIIVCEPCYVSYQPLATLCDAKVIHLDTSKTGLYPTAEAIEAVCTEKTKAVMFCSPSNPTGRIIPEQELKKIAEVVKKHQIWCLSDEIYCELLYDGHKHVSIGQYPGMKDYTVIFNGFSKSFAMTGWRIGYIAAPHELLVQCCKLHGYNAICPPIFSQYGAAEGLRNGWSEVEKMRISYQQRRNLMYASFIDMGLSCVEPEGAFYMFPDIRSTGMTSEEFATELIQKYNVAVVPGSVFGKAGEGFIRCCYATGINKIKIALERISEMVRDKKK; via the coding sequence ATGAATACACGTGAAGATAAATTTTCCAGCAAGATGATGTCTATTCAGTCTTCTGGAATTCGAAAATTTTTTGAACTTTGTATAGGTCATGATGATATTATTTCTCTCGGTGTCGGTGAACCTGATTTTCCGACTCCTTGGGTTGTCCGTGAAGAAGCGTTTTATCATCTTGAAAAAGGGCATACATCATACACTTCTAACTGGGGATTGATAGAACTACGTGAAGAGATCTGTAAATATTTGACACGTTTCAATCTGTTTTACGATCCAAAAACTGAGATTCTTCCGACTGTAGGTGCAAGTGAGGGGCTTGACCTTGTGCTTCGGGCTATTTTGAACAAAGGTGATGAAATTATAGTTTGCGAACCATGTTATGTTTCTTATCAGCCGCTTGCAACTTTATGTGACGCAAAAGTAATTCACCTTGATACAAGCAAAACAGGTCTTTATCCGACTGCTGAAGCGATTGAAGCTGTCTGCACAGAAAAAACAAAAGCTGTGATGTTTTGTTCTCCAAGCAATCCTACCGGGCGCATAATTCCGGAGCAAGAGTTAAAAAAGATTGCAGAAGTTGTAAAAAAACATCAGATTTGGTGTTTGAGTGATGAAATTTACTGCGAACTTCTGTATGATGGACATAAGCACGTTTCAATCGGGCAATATCCTGGAATGAAAGATTATACAGTAATCTTCAACGGTTTTTCTAAATCTTTTGCGATGACAGGATGGCGTATCGGTTATATTGCAGCCCCTCACGAGCTTCTTGTTCAGTGCTGTAAACTTCACGGTTATAATGCAATTTGTCCGCCAATTTTTAGTCAGTACGGTGCAGCAGAAGGATTGCGCAATGGTTGGAGTGAAGTTGAAAAAATGCGTATAAGTTATCAGCAGCGCCGTAATTTGATGTACGCATCTTTTATTGATATGGGACTTTCGTGTGTAGAGCCGGAAGGGGCATTCTATATGTTCCCGGATATAAGGTCTACCGGAATGACAAGCGAAGAATTTGCGACTGAGCTGATTCAAAAATACAATGTCGCTGTTGTTCCCGGAAGTGTATTTGGAAAAGCCGGTGAAGGTTTTATCCGCTGTTGCTATGCAACCGGTATCAATAAAATTAAAATTGCCCTTGAACGAATTAGTGAAATGGTAAGAGATAAAAAGAAGTAA
- a CDS encoding Lrp/AsnC family transcriptional regulator, whose translation MEEILELLRQNARLSVEDIAAMTKKSGEEVKAIIKKLEDDGVILKYAAIVNPEKDRVAKDKVVAEIQIQVQPQREHGFDAIADRIYRFPQVKSLYLMSGGYDLKVLIAGDNLKDIALFVSEKLSTLEGVRSTKTNFILKTYKENDIVYVADERDNREGVQA comes from the coding sequence ATGGAAGAGATACTTGAGTTGCTGCGGCAAAATGCCCGCCTTTCTGTTGAAGACATCGCTGCTATGACTAAAAAATCCGGCGAAGAAGTAAAAGCAATTATAAAAAAGCTCGAAGATGATGGAGTAATTCTCAAGTATGCCGCCATTGTAAACCCTGAAAAAGACAGAGTCGCGAAAGATAAAGTTGTTGCAGAAATCCAGATTCAGGTTCAGCCGCAGCGTGAGCATGGTTTTGATGCTATCGCTGACCGTATTTACCGTTTTCCTCAAGTGAAATCTCTTTATCTGATGAGCGGTGGTTATGATTTGAAAGTTTTAATTGCAGGTGACAATCTTAAAGATATTGCGCTCTTTGTTTCCGAAAAACTTTCAACTTTGGAAGGTGTTCGTTCTACAAAAACAAACTTTATCCTAAAAACATACAAGGAAAACGATATCGTTTATGTAGCTGACGAGCGTGACAATCGTGAAGGAGTGCAAGCTTAG